In Primulina huaijiensis isolate GDHJ02 chromosome 6, ASM1229523v2, whole genome shotgun sequence, a single window of DNA contains:
- the LOC140979016 gene encoding uncharacterized protein codes for MLDSQKISWILRFIFLLGLGFEFGEALKVPFRVNDVLPVLPRQISWPVLNNIHSAVDLLPQYIGSLTPNNGSINWKGACFFDNEAKIDFTDSGDRGIGGGLIHLSTAAAHSWTCMDLYVFATPYRVTWDYYFSARDHTLKIESWEEPAEVEYVKQHGISVFLMPSGMLGTLLSMVDILPLFSNTGWGQNANLAFLKKHMSASFEKRHQPSRATINPQDVHSGDFLAVSKIRGRWGGFETLEKWVTGAFAGHTAVCLKDDLGNLWVGESGHENEKGEEIIVVLPWDEWWELALKDSSNPQIALLPLHPEVRARFNNSAAWEYARQMSGKPYGYHNMIFSWIDTVADNYPPPLDAHLVISVMSMWTRMQPAYAANMWNEALNMRLGTEDLDLYGIITETEKRGITFDQLITVPEQDEWVYSDGKSTTCVAFILAMYKAAGVFGPISNSIQVTEFTIRDAYMLKIFESNRTNLPNWCNNDEDQLPFCQILGEYKMELPFYNTLEPYANMNENCPSLPPTYERPTHC; via the exons ATGCTAGATTCTCAGAAGATTTCATGGATTCTGAGATTTATCTTCCTTCTTGGATTAGGGTTTGAATTTGGGGAAGCACTGAAAGTCCCGTTTCGAGTGAACGACGTTCTTCCGGTGCTGCCGCGTCAGATTTCTTGGCCTGTCCTTAACAACATTCACAGTGCTGTGGATTTGTTGCCGCAGTACATTGGATCATTGACGCCGAATAATGGGTCGATTAACTGGAAAGGCGCTTGCTTCTTCGATAACGAGGCGAAGATTGACTTCACTGATTCCGGTGATCGGGGGATTGGGGGCGGCCTTATTCATCTCTCG ACTGCTGCAGCCCACAGCTGGACATGTATGGatttatatgtatttgctacGCCTTATAGGGTTACTTGGGACTACTATTTTTCTGCCCGAGACCACACTCTTAAAATTGAATCTTGGGAGGAACCTGCTGAAGTGGAATAT GTAAAGCAACACGGGATCTCAGTATTTCTTATGCCTTCAGGAATGCTTGGGACACTGCTATCCATGGTTGATATACTGCCTCTGTTTTCCAACACTGGTTGGGGACAGAATGCTAACCTGGCTTTTCTCAAGAAACATATGAGTGCATCATTTGAAAAACGTCATCAACCATCCCGTGCTACGATCAACCCACAAGATGTGCATTCTGGAGACTTTTTAGCTGTTTCAAAGATCCGTGGACGATGGGGTGGATTTGAGACACTGGAGAAGTGGGTCACTGGTGCATTTGCTGGACATACAGCTGTATGCCTGAAGGATGACTTGGGTAATCTTTGGGTTGGCGAGTCTGGACACGAGAATGAAAAG GGCGAAGAAATTATTGTTGTACTTCCCTGGGATGAATGGTGGGAATTGGCGCTCAAGGATAGTTCCAATCCACAAATAGCTTTGCTGCCCTTACATCCAGAAGTGCGTGCAAGGTTTAATAACTCTGCAGCCTGGGAATATGCTCGGCAGATGTCCGGCAAGCCATATGGCTATCACAATATGATCTTTAGTTGGATAGACACTGTAGCTGACAATTATCCCCCACCTCTAGATGCTCACTTG GTCATTTCTGTCATGTCTATGTGGACCAGAATGCAGCCAGCATATGCTGCAAACATGTGGAATGAAGCTCTTAATATGCGACTTGGGACTGAG GATCTGGATTTGTATGGAATTATAACCGAGACTGAAAAACGTGGCATAACTTTTGATCAACTAATCACTGTTCCTGAACAAGATGAATGGGTTTATAGTGATGGGAAGTCTACAACATGCGTGGCATTTATTCTTGCCATGTATAAAGCAGCTGGAGTATTTGGACCGATTTCAAATTCAATCCAAGTAACTGAGTTTACG ATCAGGGACGCTTACATGCTCAAGATTTTTGAAAGCAACAGGACAAATTTGCCAAATTGGTGCAACAATGATGAGGATCAGCTTCCTTTCTGCCAAATATTGGGCGAGTATAAAATGGAAT